Proteins encoded by one window of Martelella endophytica:
- the modA gene encoding molybdate ABC transporter substrate-binding protein → MKPMLSLLATSAIILSAGLANAAEINVAVAANFTDAATDIAKAFEAETGDTVLLSFGSTGKLYTQIANGAPFTVFLAADQARAKKAVDEGFAVAGSEFTYAIGKLVLFSEDADLVDADGAVLKAPDGFSKIAIANPTAAPYGSAAVETMKSLGLYETLEPKIVQGDSISQTFQFVATGNAELGFVALSQVIGEDSGSKWVVPADLYSPIAQDAVLTNKGADDETSKAFLEFLKGDKAEAIIASYGYATE, encoded by the coding sequence ATGAAACCGATGCTTTCGCTGCTGGCGACCTCCGCCATCATTCTTTCCGCTGGCCTTGCCAACGCCGCGGAGATCAATGTTGCCGTCGCGGCCAACTTTACCGATGCGGCGACCGACATTGCCAAGGCTTTCGAAGCGGAAACGGGCGATACCGTGCTGCTTTCGTTCGGTTCGACCGGCAAGCTCTATACCCAGATCGCCAATGGCGCCCCCTTCACCGTTTTTCTCGCCGCCGACCAGGCACGTGCGAAAAAGGCCGTCGATGAAGGCTTCGCCGTCGCGGGTAGCGAGTTCACCTATGCAATCGGCAAGCTGGTGCTGTTCAGCGAGGATGCTGACCTCGTTGATGCTGACGGCGCGGTGCTGAAGGCGCCCGACGGTTTCAGCAAGATCGCCATCGCCAATCCGACGGCGGCGCCATACGGTTCGGCAGCGGTCGAAACCATGAAATCGCTCGGTCTCTATGAAACGCTCGAACCGAAGATCGTGCAGGGCGACAGCATTTCGCAGACCTTTCAGTTCGTCGCCACCGGCAACGCTGAACTCGGCTTCGTCGCCCTCTCTCAGGTGATCGGTGAGGATAGTGGATCCAAATGGGTTGTGCCTGCCGACCTCTATAGCCCGATTGCACAGGATGCCGTGCTGACGAACAAGGGGGCCGATGATGAGACATCCAAGGCCTTTCTTGAATTCCTGAAGGGTGACAAGGCCGAGGCAATCATCGCAAGCTACGGTTACGCGACCGAATAG
- the modB gene encoding molybdate ABC transporter permease subunit, with translation MAEAVFLTLKLATLTTILLMVVGIPIAWWLARSKVWWKEAIGAIVSLPLVLPPTVLGFYLLLSLGPQSPLGQAIKSVVGFTLPFTFTGLVVGSVIYSLPFAVQPIRNAFEAFGEDPLEAAATLRSSPLDRFFTVALPLARPGILTGAILGFAHTVGEFGVVLMIGGNIPGETKVLSVAIYDYVETLQWGKAHVLAGGMVVFSFIVILSMMLIERRMRERLT, from the coding sequence ATGGCCGAAGCTGTCTTCCTCACTCTGAAACTGGCGACCCTGACCACCATATTGCTGATGGTGGTCGGTATCCCGATCGCCTGGTGGCTGGCCCGCTCGAAAGTCTGGTGGAAGGAGGCGATCGGCGCGATCGTCTCCCTGCCGCTGGTGCTGCCACCCACGGTTCTGGGCTTCTACCTGTTGCTTTCGCTCGGTCCCCAAAGCCCGCTCGGGCAGGCGATCAAGTCGGTCGTCGGCTTCACGCTTCCGTTCACCTTCACCGGACTTGTCGTCGGCTCGGTCATCTATTCGCTGCCATTTGCCGTCCAGCCGATCCGCAATGCGTTCGAGGCCTTCGGCGAGGATCCGCTGGAGGCTGCGGCCACACTGCGATCCTCGCCGCTCGATCGGTTCTTCACCGTAGCTCTGCCGCTGGCCCGGCCGGGTATCCTGACCGGTGCCATCCTCGGCTTTGCCCATACAGTCGGCGAATTCGGCGTGGTCCTGATGATCGGCGGCAATATTCCGGGCGAAACCAAGGTTCTGTCGGTGGCGATCTACGATTATGTGGAGACCCTGCAATGGGGCAAGGCCCATGTGCTTGCCGGTGGCATGGTGGTATTTTCCTTCATCGTCATCCTGTCGATGATGCTGATTGAGCGGCGCATGCGGGAGCGGCTGACATGA
- the modC gene encoding molybdenum ABC transporter ATP-binding protein encodes MTAGEDTLSARFRGSLGAFELDVDLTFPANGVTALFGPSGCGKTSLLRCFAGLNRLETGDFAIRGEIWQDGNTFLPAHRRAIGYVFQQANLFPHLSVHDNLVFGMKRLARAERDAARTRFDELVSLLGIAHLLDRAPRKLSGGERQRVAIGRALLTSPKLLLMDEPLSALDFEAKREILPYLETLRKTLSVPVLYVTHAPNEVARLADHVAVMENGCVLASGPLTETLARLDLPIRREEGAGVAIDAQVVEVDHQWHLARVTFPGGSLWVRDPNKPVGTSVRVMVLARDVSLALAPSENVSIVNHLPATVLEIAKGDHPAVVAVKVDVGGTPLIARLTARSAAALELQPGKPVSAQIKSVAIVE; translated from the coding sequence ATGACCGCAGGCGAAGACACGCTTTCCGCTCGGTTCAGGGGCTCGCTCGGCGCCTTCGAACTCGATGTCGACCTCACCTTTCCGGCCAATGGCGTCACCGCGCTTTTCGGCCCTTCGGGCTGCGGCAAGACCTCGCTTCTGCGCTGTTTCGCCGGGCTCAACCGCCTCGAAACGGGAGATTTCGCCATTCGTGGCGAGATCTGGCAGGATGGGAATACATTCCTGCCGGCGCATCGCAGGGCGATCGGCTATGTCTTCCAGCAGGCCAATCTCTTTCCGCATCTTTCCGTTCACGACAATCTCGTCTTCGGCATGAAGCGGCTGGCACGCGCAGAGCGCGACGCGGCCAGGACGCGATTCGATGAACTCGTTTCATTGCTGGGCATCGCCCACCTTCTCGACCGGGCGCCACGCAAGCTTTCCGGCGGCGAACGCCAGCGCGTTGCCATTGGCCGCGCGCTTTTGACCTCTCCGAAACTGCTGCTGATGGACGAGCCGCTATCGGCGCTTGATTTTGAGGCCAAGCGGGAAATCCTGCCCTATCTGGAGACGCTGCGGAAAACCCTGTCGGTTCCGGTCTTGTACGTGACCCATGCGCCGAACGAGGTGGCACGCCTTGCCGATCACGTCGCGGTCATGGAAAACGGGTGTGTTCTCGCCTCCGGTCCGCTGACGGAGACGCTTGCTCGTCTTGATCTTCCGATCCGCCGGGAGGAGGGGGCTGGTGTCGCCATTGATGCGCAGGTCGTGGAGGTCGATCACCAATGGCATCTGGCACGGGTTACTTTTCCAGGCGGTTCGCTCTGGGTCCGAGATCCGAACAAGCCTGTCGGCACAAGCGTCAGGGTCATGGTGCTGGCACGCGACGTCTCGCTGGCGCTCGCCCCGTCCGAAAATGTCTCGATCGTCAACCATCTGCCGGCGACGGTGCTGGAAATCGCTAAAGGCGATCACCCTGCCGTTGTTGCGGTCAAGGTGGATGTCGGGGGAACGCCGCTGATTGCGCGGCTGACGGCGCGCTCGGCAGCCGCCCTCGAGCTTCAGCCGGGCAAGCCGGTTTCCGCGCAGATCAAATCTGTCGCGATCGTCGAGTAG
- the nifA gene encoding nif-specific transcriptional activator NifA, translating to MQDRMGRRDTHLDGSDGICPTPRFCAFYKDELETLYQVSQVLGRSLNLRQTARAVLKLLHEEGRLHSGMICLAGEDNRELEIIDVYRDSGGLMEKTRYQSGEGIVGAILRDGNSIVVPRIAEEPRFLDRLRVYDPNLPFIAVPISYGAEGPLGVLAAQPRGPVKHLGDHAKLMEMIASLIAQNLHLARSIEREQDLLRTERDQLRRHVKQQHGFDNIIGATESMRVVFDQVRVVAKWNTTVLIRGESGTGKELIANAIHYNSPRSSAQFLKLNCAALPDNLLESELFGHEKGAFTGATAQRKGRFEQADGGTLFLDEIGEISPAFQSKLLRVLQEGEFERVGGNRTLKVDVRIIAATNKDLETAVENGDFREDLYYRLNVMALTMPALRERIDDIPDLAHFLVGKVSAKQGRPLKLTDSAIRLLMRHAWPGNVRELENCLERAAIMSRDGVIDRDAISLAGPSDKMTGGPPPAPRQPAAPRPASPPADSMPNSAPPDWENEDIGERERVIAALEEAGWVQARAARLLDMTPRQIAYRIKILDIRMRKI from the coding sequence ATGCAGGATAGGATGGGAAGGCGAGACACTCACCTCGACGGATCGGATGGCATCTGTCCCACGCCGCGTTTCTGTGCGTTCTACAAGGACGAGCTGGAAACGCTCTATCAGGTCAGCCAGGTGCTCGGCCGGTCACTGAACCTGCGGCAGACCGCGCGCGCGGTGCTCAAACTTCTCCACGAGGAGGGCCGCCTTCACTCCGGCATGATCTGTCTTGCCGGCGAGGACAATCGCGAACTGGAAATCATCGACGTCTATCGCGACAGTGGCGGGCTGATGGAAAAGACCCGCTATCAGTCGGGCGAAGGCATCGTCGGCGCCATCCTTAGGGACGGAAACTCGATCGTCGTTCCGCGCATTGCCGAGGAGCCGCGCTTTCTCGACCGGCTGCGCGTCTACGATCCGAACCTGCCCTTCATCGCCGTGCCGATTTCCTATGGCGCCGAAGGCCCTCTCGGCGTGCTGGCGGCGCAACCGCGCGGCCCCGTGAAGCATCTCGGCGACCATGCCAAGCTGATGGAGATGATCGCCTCCCTGATCGCTCAGAACCTGCACCTCGCCCGCTCCATCGAGCGCGAACAGGACCTTTTGCGAACCGAACGCGACCAGCTTCGCCGCCATGTCAAACAGCAGCACGGCTTCGACAACATCATTGGCGCGACGGAGAGCATGCGTGTCGTCTTCGACCAGGTTCGCGTCGTGGCCAAGTGGAACACCACCGTTCTGATCCGCGGTGAATCCGGCACGGGCAAGGAGCTGATCGCCAATGCGATCCACTACAACTCGCCGCGGTCGAGCGCCCAGTTCCTGAAGCTGAACTGCGCTGCACTTCCCGACAACCTTCTGGAATCTGAACTTTTCGGCCATGAGAAAGGCGCCTTTACCGGCGCAACAGCCCAGCGAAAGGGACGGTTCGAACAGGCCGACGGGGGCACGCTTTTCCTCGACGAGATCGGCGAGATTTCGCCGGCCTTCCAGTCGAAGCTCCTACGCGTTCTGCAGGAGGGCGAATTCGAACGCGTTGGCGGCAACCGCACGCTGAAGGTCGATGTCCGCATCATCGCGGCCACCAACAAGGACCTCGAAACGGCCGTCGAGAACGGCGATTTCCGCGAAGATCTCTATTACCGGCTGAACGTCATGGCGCTGACCATGCCTGCACTTCGCGAGCGGATCGATGATATTCCCGATCTCGCGCACTTTCTCGTCGGCAAGGTTTCGGCCAAACAGGGGCGGCCCTTGAAGCTGACCGACAGCGCCATCCGACTTCTGATGCGCCACGCCTGGCCGGGCAATGTGCGCGAGCTCGAAAACTGTCTCGAACGTGCGGCGATCATGAGCCGTGACGGCGTGATCGATCGCGATGCCATTTCGCTTGCCGGGCCGTCCGACAAGATGACCGGCGGCCCTCCGCCGGCGCCCCGACAGCCCGCCGCCCCTCGTCCGGCCTCGCCACCGGCAGACAGCATGCCCAATTCCGCCCCACCCGATTGGGAGAACGAGGATATCGGCGAGCGCGAGCGGGTGATCGCGGCGCTGGAAGAGGCCGGCTGGGTGCAGGCCCGCGCGGCGCGCCTTCTCGACATGACACCGCGCCAGATCGCCTACCGGATCAAGATCCTCGATATCCGGATGCGCAAGATCTGA
- the nifL gene encoding nitrogen fixation negative regulator NifL, with protein MTTPDAKDEYISGSSGLAAILKSLPEDLPPELRRVFELEMQLADGLPPRLYQDAVEQISVAISITDCNADILYVNAAFEALTGYTIEEVRGRNESILSNRRTPKAVYVDLWTTISNGHVWNGRLINRKKDGERYLAEVTIVPVKSQAGEIRYFLGMHRDITEMHHLQRRSENQKNLIENILDSAPVVMALVDTSGAVLFENRTYKALAADMEEGSPIQFFLSELAPLIGEDLISACAEERTLSGIEVCYKPKGSHGSRWFSCSALWVRELEITAESYFESDVKNALLLVCSEITSLKWQYEQVRLNAVRAQMAELALRRGTNEIIEGALYQLQGPLNVMQAMSGMVKRREGEDSHMGMAIDEALSSGNRAIDRLKLSQPPLPQLAPAPINLNQVLRDVLVLSANRLSASGVVVDWRPERELPSIYGHENLLRILMKLLLDNAITAVGEPGAYAREILIATRIEGPSMIEIFVRDRGPGVDKAIRSQIFEPFFSAWSPKRRGAGMGLAIGQQIVSELGGEMMIETAHQPGFGMCVALPTCGALKNGT; from the coding sequence ATGACGACACCGGACGCAAAAGACGAATACATTTCCGGCTCAAGCGGGCTGGCAGCAATCCTGAAATCACTGCCGGAGGATCTTCCTCCGGAACTCAGACGCGTGTTCGAACTCGAGATGCAGCTCGCGGACGGTCTGCCGCCGCGGCTCTATCAGGATGCCGTTGAACAGATTTCGGTGGCAATCTCGATTACCGACTGCAATGCCGATATTCTTTACGTCAACGCGGCCTTCGAGGCGCTGACCGGCTACACGATCGAGGAAGTGCGTGGCCGCAATGAATCGATCCTGTCCAACAGGCGCACGCCCAAGGCCGTTTACGTCGACCTCTGGACCACAATCAGCAACGGCCATGTCTGGAACGGGCGCCTGATCAACAGGAAGAAGGACGGCGAACGCTACCTTGCGGAGGTCACGATCGTTCCGGTCAAGTCGCAGGCCGGCGAGATCCGCTACTTCCTCGGCATGCACCGCGACATCACCGAGATGCACCATCTGCAGCGGCGTTCGGAAAACCAGAAGAATCTGATCGAGAATATTCTCGACAGCGCACCGGTCGTGATGGCGCTGGTCGACACCAGCGGTGCGGTCCTGTTTGAGAACCGGACCTACAAGGCGCTCGCAGCCGATATGGAGGAAGGATCCCCGATCCAGTTTTTCCTCAGCGAGCTCGCACCCCTGATCGGCGAGGACCTCATCAGCGCATGCGCCGAGGAGCGAACCCTTTCCGGGATCGAGGTCTGCTACAAGCCGAAGGGCTCGCACGGTTCGCGCTGGTTCTCCTGTTCTGCATTGTGGGTGCGCGAACTGGAAATCACGGCCGAAAGCTATTTCGAAAGCGACGTGAAGAATGCGCTCCTGCTGGTCTGCAGCGAAATCACCAGTCTGAAATGGCAGTACGAGCAGGTCCGGCTCAATGCCGTGCGCGCGCAGATGGCCGAACTGGCTTTGAGGCGCGGCACGAACGAGATCATCGAAGGCGCGCTCTATCAGCTTCAGGGTCCGCTCAACGTCATGCAGGCCATGAGCGGCATGGTGAAACGGCGCGAGGGCGAAGACAGCCATATGGGGATGGCGATTGACGAAGCGCTTTCATCCGGAAACCGCGCCATCGATCGGCTGAAACTGTCGCAGCCGCCGCTCCCGCAGCTTGCGCCTGCGCCGATCAACCTCAATCAGGTGCTGCGCGATGTGCTGGTGCTTTCGGCAAACCGGCTTTCGGCGAGCGGCGTCGTCGTCGACTGGAGGCCCGAGCGAGAGCTGCCGTCGATCTACGGACATGAAAACCTGCTGCGCATACTGATGAAGCTGCTGCTCGACAATGCGATCACCGCCGTCGGCGAGCCGGGCGCCTATGCCCGCGAGATCCTGATCGCAACACGGATCGAGGGCCCTTCGATGATCGAGATCTTCGTGCGGGACCGGGGACCGGGCGTCGACAAGGCCATTCGCTCGCAGATCTTCGAGCCTTTCTTTTCGGCCTGGAGCCCGAAGCGCCGGGGCGCGGGCATGGGGCTTGCCATTGGCCAGCAGATTGTCAGCGAACTCGGCGGCGAGATGATGATCGAAACGGCGCATCAGCCCGGATTTGGCATGTGCGTAGCGCTGCCGACATGCGGAGCATTGAAGAACGGGACTTGA
- the rsxA gene encoding electron transport complex subunit RsxA, whose translation MVRPMEHYLVILLGTALVNNVVLVKFLGLCPFMGVSNKITAAVGMGLATTFVLTIAATAGWLVEHFLLAPFGLTYLRILTFILVIAAVVQFTEMVMRKVSPMLHQVLGIYLPLITTNCAVLGVALLNVQENHSFVESMLFGFGSAAGFAIVLVIFAGLRERLRLTAVPPSFSGAPIAFLTAGFLSLAFMGFAGLVSG comes from the coding sequence ATGGTTCGACCGATGGAACATTATCTCGTTATTCTTTTGGGCACGGCGCTCGTCAACAATGTGGTGCTGGTCAAATTCCTGGGGCTTTGCCCCTTCATGGGCGTGTCGAACAAGATCACGGCCGCGGTGGGCATGGGACTCGCCACCACCTTCGTGCTGACGATCGCCGCCACGGCCGGCTGGCTGGTCGAGCATTTCCTGCTGGCGCCCTTCGGCCTGACCTATCTGCGCATCCTCACCTTCATTCTGGTGATCGCGGCCGTCGTGCAGTTTACCGAAATGGTGATGCGCAAGGTGTCGCCGATGCTGCATCAGGTGCTCGGCATCTACCTGCCGTTGATCACGACAAACTGCGCCGTGCTCGGCGTGGCGCTGCTCAATGTCCAGGAGAACCACAGTTTCGTCGAGAGCATGCTCTTCGGCTTCGGCTCGGCAGCGGGCTTTGCCATCGTGCTGGTGATCTTTGCGGGGTTGCGCGAGCGGCTTCGGCTTACCGCCGTGCCACCGTCCTTTTCCGGCGCGCCGATTGCATTTCTGACAGCGGGCTTCCTGTCGCTCGCCTTCATGGGCTTTGCCGGTCTGGTGAGCGGCTGA